In one Brassica oleracea var. oleracea cultivar TO1000 chromosome C9, BOL, whole genome shotgun sequence genomic region, the following are encoded:
- the LOC106317535 gene encoding transcription initiation factor TFIID subunit 9-like, with protein MLRTYVNPKLISKPNITSTCLYSLYLKRGSASGGREEGRAPSTAEEFTRQGVASQTVEKTYDRAEATTNVSSNSEAEMEEVRKAAYQKKKESRDYLKKGSDDDDDDDDDDDDDDV; from the exons ATGTTGAGAACTTATGTGAATCCAAAACTAATCTCCAAGCCTAATATAACATCAACATGTCTTTACTCTCTTTACCTTAAG AGAGGAAGTGCGAGTGGAGGGAGGGAAGAAGGAAGAGCTCCTTCTACAGCGGAGGAGTTCACGAGACAAGGTGTTGCGAGCCAGACTGTGGAGAAGACGTATGACCGAGCAGAGGCGACGACCAACGTATCCAGTAATTCTGAGGCCGAGATGGAGGAAGTGAGAAAGGCGGCGTATCAAAAGAAGAAAGAGAGTAGAGACTATCTCAAGAAGGGAAGTGATGATGATGATGATGATGATGATGATGATGATGATGATGACGTCTAA
- the LOC106313410 gene encoding uncharacterized protein LOC106313410, translating into MSGFRAFKAQVPIQWSESLYITLVRGLPGTRKLHRRTLEAMGLRRCHRTVLHSNTSSIRGMIQQVKRMVVVETEEMFKARKEAEANHKALRPPLVVSHSIPATGSSNMSLAYFRGW; encoded by the exons ATGAGTGGGTTTAGAGCATTCAAAGCACAGGTGCCCATTCAATGGAGCGAGAGCTTGTACATAACCTTAGTGAGAGGTCTCCCTGGAACCAGGAAGCTTCACAGGCGTACTCTCGAGGCTATGGGACTCCGCAGATGCCATCGCACTGTTTTGCACTCCAACACTTCTTCCATTAGAGGAATGATTCAACAG GTTAAAAGGATGGTTGTTGTTGAGACGGAGGAGATGTTCAAAGCTCGCAAAGAAGCTGAAGCCAACCACAAAGCTCTCCGCCCTCCGCTTGTTGTCAGTCATTCAATCCCTGCAACAGGCTCATCCAACATGTCTTTAGCGTATTTCAGAGGATGGTAA
- the LOC106313411 gene encoding small ubiquitin-related modifier 1-like: MSATQEEDKKPGEQGGVHINLKVKGQDGNEVFFKIKRSTQLKKLMNAYCDRQSVDLNAIAFLFDGRRLRAEQTPDELDMEDGDEIDAMLHQTGGVANGMYLFCV, encoded by the exons ATGTCTGCTACTCAGGAAGAAGACAAGAAGCCCGGAGAGCAAGGAGGAGTTCACATCAATCTCAAAGTCAAGGGCCAG GATGGAAATGAAGTCTTCTTTAAGATCAAGAGGAGCACTCAGCTGAAGAAGCTGATGAACGCTTACTGCGACCGTCAATCTGTGGATTTGAACGCTATTGCTTTCTTGTTTGATGGCCGTCGTCTGCGTGCCGAACAGACTCCAGACGAG CTTGATATGGAGGATGGAGATGAGATCGATGCAATGCTCCATCAGACCGGTGGTGTTGCAAATGGCATGTATCTGTTCTGCGTCTAA